From Solanum lycopersicum chromosome 4, SLM_r2.1:
CCATATCAGAATCTATCCTGTAGCACACCAAAGCAAATAAAGCCTCAACACAGATTGCATTAATAACAAACATGATGCGAGCACTGACCACAAATGAATGCTCTGAATGCGGATCCCAAGCCAAGCTTTCAACATCAGCACCAACTGAAAACTTAAATCCACTGTGAGAGGGTTTCCTCCCATCCTTCTGCAAGAAATGTTGAAACATTAATTAGCATCTTAAAGTAAGAAACTAATCCACAATCCTAACTTTCAAGAACAAACGGggcaaaaaagtaaaaagaagaaGTGTTCTATCACCAAGCAAACTGTATGATCGAATGATCCGCTCAGAAGAATCTGTGGAGCAAATGGATTCCATGCAACTGCTTGAACCTGTCAAACATAGCAAGGCAATGAATCTACttctttcaataatttgtaagcaAGTTAGTCTAATGTTCTATACGTAATTCAACTTTCATCAGTCATATTCCAAACTCTAGCAAAGATGagatattttaactttatttaggTTACTGGGGGTTCTGATACAACACGCTGAGATGTTTTTAGAACtgctaaattttcaaaattctacCTTGTCAGTATGGTCATTCATAGTGAGATTACAGGCTTCGGTAGTCACATCCCAAACCTTGACGGTATGATCAGCACTAGCACTAGCAAGTATATTCCTGCATAGAATGTTGAATAAGACGATCTGAAGTTTGACTAAGCCTCAAAGAGATGCACTAGCAAACATCAAACATTCATCAAACAAATTACCATACCTATATTCCTTGTTCCAAGAAAGACCAAGTACTGCATCCTTGTGGCTATCCTTTTTGTATTTGATAGATTTCTGCAAGAAAATTTGCGTAGTAGGTAAATGGAGCATAAAAGTAAGTTTTCTCAGACAATTATCATATACTGGCATTCCCACTTTTCTGCTGCCATGACGGACTAACAAAATAGTGGTTTAGAGCAAATTTCTCTTCAAACCAAATAATATGACAATTTAATTCCAAATGCAGAAACTACTATAAGTCTCTCTGTCTGTCTTCCTACCTCGTGTCCATCTGTCACACAAAAAGAGCATTGCCAAAGCCAACAAGGACAAATGAgggaggttcacataaaagcTGATGATTGTGGTGCTCTTATTAAAAGAAGGTACTGAGATTATGAACACTGATAGTCACAATATGCCTGCCATGTACAGCATGTTGCAGAAAATAGAGTAGCGGGATGGAGAGTAAGTTAAACAAGAACATGCCAGTTGACCAGAAGTCCAAACCCGTTAAGATAGCTACTTGACTTGTTGGTACAAACCTATAGGCTATAGCTCCTTGTAGGGTACACCACCTCAGGTTGCTCAAATGGCCATTAATTAGAGTCTGTAAGATAACTAATGCAGATAGTTCCTACTCCAGAATATAAAGCAACAAAGTACAAACCTATTATTGAAGATCTGGCATGTCGCACATGTAAAAAGTAAAAAGGACAATCGGCACTAGGAGAAACATAAACCTGAGCACACTGACTATCTTCAATTGTAAAATATCATAGCCTactattttttcatctttttagtTGATTCTATAAATTTGCAGTAGCCTACTACTTTATTCCAAATATAAGTCTCCCGAAACTAGTTCACAGTGATATGGAGAATGACCTATGAAAATCATTGACATAATTTCTATCTTTAGGCTTTAACATCTAGAAATAATTTCAGCTGCAGAAGCTGACCTAGCATACAAGAGCATCCAATCaaaaattggatcaaagaatAGAAAGGTCAAATTGCTTAAATTACCTTTTTTCCCTTTCTCTTTATATCAGCGATGCCACCTAAAATAACAGATGGTTGCACCTCATCTATCTACAGAGAAAGAGGACAGTGAAATACGATCAGTAGTGACTCACGAATTCATAAACATCAGTATAGAGTCACTTACTATGTCAATGTCCCAAATTTCAATTGCTGGTTCCATTGAGCCCACAGCTATGAAGTTACCTATCACCGCACAATTCATTTATTAACACGAGTAAATGAAAAGTTGCTTTCAAAGGTAACATATGTTCAAAACCAGTAAGAGAAATACTTCAGCAGCATAAAGCTCAACTTCAAGCAGAACCATACCTCTCTCCCCGCCTTTAATAGGGCAATCAAGCCAAGCTGTGCAGAGAGGAAATGCAGGTAAAATAAGAGCATGGTGAACATACATGTTTGTTTCACCATCTGATAGATCTTCCAAAATCATAATCTGTTGGCACGGATCAAAGTCACAAATCAAAGGGCAGTCAAAATGAAACTAACTGGACCATACAGATGGAAGTATTATCAAGCCGTTGAGTCGTGAAGTAAGTTCTACTTGCCTCGAGATGACTGACATCATCCTCATTGCTTGCACAAACTATAACAGAATCATCAGGTCTTATTACCATGTCATCATCTTCTTCAGAGTCATTGTCCTGCAAGAACAATTTTCTGAGTTAGTAATACTTGAACGGATAAAACATGATGAAACAACAAATTGATCGTAGTACAACCTTATCCTTGAGATATGGGTCCATGTCATTACTTGCGTAGTACAAGTCTTTGAGTCCTGAACCAAAAAGCTCAATTCCTGACATCGTAAAAACATCAtgcaaaaagagagaaaagttAGGAAcagtttttcaaataaaaattgatataaactAGGCTtggaaaaatcaataaaaaaagtatttatcttatcaaaaagagttgaatataAAAATACCGCCAGTACAttagaattataaaaaaaactatgttCAACCCAAATCAATATATGAGTCAATGCATTAAGTTTACCCTCCTCCTCTTCATCATAGTTATCCATGTCCAGTTCCTTTAAACCATCTATTATGTCATCAGTTCCTGCAGAAGAAACTTGTGTAGCCTTTCCAAGTGCATCAGCAGCAGCTAATGCAATAGCAACTTCATCATCCTCATTTTTCTTGGATTCATCAACATTCATATCTTCTTCAGCTTCCTCATCATCACTATCTTCACTGGAAGGGGAGTAAAGAAACATGACTTTCAAGAGTAGCGCAAAGTAAAGATTACACAGAAAGTAAGTATCAAGTTTAATTCCATTATTCCAAGAAATATAGGTTTTCAATCAGTCAATGTTAATTACATTTACACATCGTTTGGATGGTTGTTACCcgttgtattatattataatgttagtctaaatacaatatttgtacttattgttacttaaatttattaaattgtaCCACTAAATCTACCGTTAGATAACGACGAAAAGTACCATTACGTTTAATGACCGATTTGGTGTGATCAAGTAGTTAAGTTAATTTGTTCTTCTCATTATATCACTGCTCATTATTTAATAACCTTATTTTATGTTCTTCCCTActatatgttgttttattacTCTCTGTTGTTTCCGTTATTTCTACTACTACTTTTTCTGGACTGTTTGTATCTTGAATCGAAGGTCTACCGGAAACAACCATTCTACCTTTGAGCTAAAGGACACACCTGCCTACAATCTACCTCCCCGTACCCCCACTTTGCGGAATTACACAGAATATGCGGTAGTTGTTTGCTCTATCTTGTATCCTACTTTTCTTGTAGGTTTATCTTCCAAATCATTGATGTGTGATGTTATGTAAACAATACAATCTATCCAAAGTAttcatttaagcaatacaacaCTAACACATTATAAAACAATACATAACCACTATCCAAACAGAGTGTTACCCACATCAAAAAGCTTTTCTCTGTGAATTGTATGATATGAGAAAAGCATCAGTGTTGCCAAATCAAATAACATGCAAAACACCACCTGGGCGGttaattcattttgataatGCTCACTCAAACTCATTGAAACAGGTTGATATTTAGCCTAACTGATTTAATTGGTACTAACAATTATGCATTATTCAGTAACACCCTCTCTACCTTCACGAGGTAATGATAAGTTCTGCCTACATTCTAGGCTCCTCAACTAGGGTTCTCACCACTTACGGATATTGGggaaaaacataatgaaaaaattaacacGTACCCTTTATCAAGAAGACCACTCTTCAAAATCTGTTCAATTTCCTCCTTTGAAGGTGGATCAGCCTCAGCTGGTACAGACTTTGCAACCCCTTTGGGAACCCATGAAATAGCTGCTATCATTCTTAAACTGCTTTATTAACCTACAACCACAAGCAACAACACCAGTATGAGAAGAAATCAAATCAACAATAGAGACAAGGATGAGTAAACAAATTCACAAAGTAATTACCAAAAATCAAACTTATCGCTAGAAAAATTGTTCAGCCGAT
This genomic window contains:
- the LOC101253680 gene encoding uncharacterized WD repeat-containing protein C17D11.16 yields the protein MIAAISWVPKGVAKSVPAEADPPSKEEIEQILKSGLLDKGEDSDDEEAEEDMNVDESKKNEDDEVAIALAAADALGKATQVSSAGTDDIIDGLKELDMDNYDEEEEGIELFGSGLKDLYYASNDMDPYLKDKDNDSEEDDDMVIRPDDSVIVCASNEDDVSHLEIMILEDLSDGETNMYVHHALILPAFPLCTAWLDCPIKGGERGNFIAVGSMEPAIEIWDIDIIDEVQPSVILGGIADIKRKGKKKSIKYKKDSHKDAVLGLSWNKEYRNILASASADHTVKVWDVTTEACNLTMNDHTDKVQAVAWNPFAPQILLSGSFDHTVCLKDGRKPSHSGFKFSVGADVESLAWDPHSEHSFVVSLENGTVTSFDIRAASSASTSETKPSFTIHAHDKAASSLCFNPLVPNLLATGSTDKMVKLWDLTNNQPSCIASRNPKAGAVFTVSFSDDCPFFLAIGGSKGKLQLWDISSEDAVLKKYGKYVAQKKQSPKS